TTGTAAAATGATATAATATTTGTATTGGAAAGGATGCAACAATTATTAATTCTTACGTACAAGAAAGGAATACAAGGGGGGAATTAACTTTGATAATGAAAAATCTAGATCAATATTCAAGCTTTATATCTCAATATACTGAGCTTAGGATTCAGGAGAATAGCTCTCTTAACATAACCTTCCTAAACGGAAATTTGGTTGGCAATGCTAAGAATATTACCAATGGTATAAGCGCCAGAGCTTATAAGAATGGCTCCTGGGGTTTTGCCTCAAGCAGTGAAGCTTCTGAAGAAGCTATAAAGGCTGTTATTAAGTCAGCTAGCGAAAATGCAGTTTTTCTAGACTCAAGGGAAAAAAGGAACAAGCCTTTCTTTAACAGAACTGCCGGCTCCTTTGAAAAGAACTTAGGCACACAAAAAAGTAGATTATTACAACAAGAGATTATGAATTTCATAAGGGAAGTTGATACATATATAGCTTCCAAGTATCCAAATCTAAGCGAGAGAGTTGTTAGCTTACGTTGTCTTGATATGGAGAGATCTCTTATAACCTCAGATGGCGCTCACCTATACACTCTTCTACCTCGTACAAACTTTATAGTTAGTATGACTGTAGACAAGAATGGAGAGCCTATAAGCCTTTATGAGGTTTTTGGAGGCCTGGGCCAATTTGAAGATGTATTCCTTTCTCCTAAGGATTTATACAATAAAATTGACATCCTATATGAGCATTTAATTGATAAAAGTGAAGGTGTATATGCTGAGGCTGGATTAAAAGAGTGTGTGCTTCATGCAAATCTTGCAGGAATTCTTGCCCATGAAGCTATAGGTCATACTACTGAAGCAGATTTAGTACTTGGTGGCTCTGTAGCAGGAAGCAATCTAAATAAGCAAGTGGCAAGCCCATTGATTAGTCTTGTAGACTATGCTCATACCTACGAGGGAAATATATGTCCTGTCCCTATATTCATGGATGATGAAGGGGTAACGGCAGAGGATGTTGTTATAATAGAGAACGGCATACTTAAGGGATTTATGCACAATAAAGAAACTGCCAGACACTTTGGAGATATTCCAAAAGGCAATGCAAGAGCTTTCCAGTTTAATGATGAGCCGCTTATAAGAATGAGAAACACTGCGATTCTTCCCGGAAAGAGCAAGCTTTCGGATATGATTGCATCTATAGAAGATGGTTATTACCTTATGAGTACAAACAATGGCCAGGCTGATACTACCAGCGAGTTTATGTTTGGAATTGTATTAGGCTATGAAATAAAAAACGGCAAGCTTGGAAGAGCTATAAAGGATACCACAATCTCGGGAATCGCCTTCGATGTATTAAAGAGCGTAACTATGGTATCTGATGATATGATTTGGCTAAATGGTGGAATGTGCGGCAAGAAGCAACCTATAACTGTAGGTATGGGCGGACCTGCCCTTAAGTGCAAAGTTAATATAGGGGGTAGATAAAATGCATGATAGAGAAATAGTAAACTACTGTCTAAACTCTCTTAAAAATAATGGAGCTGATAAAGCTCAATGTCTTCTACACAAAAATAAAAAATATGAAATGAATGTAGAAAGCGGAGCAATCTCACTGCTTCGTACAACCTTGGATACTTCCTTAAGCCTTACAGTAATCAAAGATAATAAAAAAGGTATCATTTCAATAAATAAAACTGATGAAGAATCTATAAAGGCAGCTATTAAAAACGTTTTTGAATTATGTTTAAACTCAGATGCTGATGAGGCTTATGATATAGCTCCTTATCAAGCTTCAAAGGAATTTTCTACAGGAGACAGCGAGCCTGACATGGATAGAATGTATAGCCTTTTAAAAGGATATATTGCAGCTGTTAAAGAAGCTTATCCAGTTATAAATCTTATGGATACCACTATGTCCTTTGATGCTGGCGTTATGTATTTAGTCAACTCCAACGGCGTGGATTTTAAAGAGAGCAAAGGTATATACAACTTCGGATCAATGTTTGCTGCAAAAGAAGGTGACAAGAGTTCCTCCTTTAATTACAGCGGTGCTTCAATGCTTAAGCTAGAAAAAGACTTGATGGACTGCGCGAGTGTCAAGACTCTTTTAAAGCAGTCTGTAGAGCAACTAAATACAGAGGTTTTAGAAGGAAAGTTCCAGGGAGATATTATCATAACTCCGGACTGCCTCAGCGATTTGATTAATGAATATATTGATATTTTCCTCAGTGATGGTTCTTTAATATCTGGAACAAGCATACTTAAAGATAAACTAAACGAAAAGGTTGCAAGTGAATTACTCTCAATCTATTCAAGGCCTGTTTCAAAAGAAATAAGCGATGGCTATCATGTAACTGGAGACGGCTTTGAAGCTGAAAATATAGCAATAATCGAAAAAGGAATTCTAAAGAGCTTTATGCTTAGCCAGTATGGAGCAAAGAAAACAAACCGAGAAAGAGCAAAGAATGCTGGACAATGTTATGTCATAGATCCTGGAACAGAGAACTTTACTGATATCATTAAAGGTGTTGAAAAAGGTATAGTGCTTTCAAGGTTCTCAGGAGGGCAGCCAAGCTCCAATGGCGACTTCTCAGGAGTTGCCAAGAACAGCTATTATATCGAAAATGGAGAAATCAAATACCCTATAAGTGAAACAATGGTTTCCGGAAATCTCTATGAGGCTTTCAATAATATAAAAGGAATTTCAAAAGAAAGAATAGACAATGGTTACACTATACTGCCATATGTCTGTATTTCAGGTGCAACAATTTCAGGGAAATAAAAGTATATTAACACCTATAAAAAAGCAGATAGATTTGTAATTTGCAAACCTATCTGCATCTTTAATTAAGTTGATATATAAATAAATTTATTCAGCAATCATAAAAACTATAGAAGTCTCGTCCTATATTTCATACCATCTAATTTCATTAGCCTGCATATCTAATGAAAAGCTCTTTCCATCTCCAGTATAAACTACAGTTGACTGAGGCTCATAGGTGTTATTAACAACACAATATTTGCCGTTATCTACATAAGCATGTACTTCTATATTG
The genomic region above belongs to Clostridium swellfunianum and contains:
- a CDS encoding TldD/PmbA family protein; this translates as MHDREIVNYCLNSLKNNGADKAQCLLHKNKKYEMNVESGAISLLRTTLDTSLSLTVIKDNKKGIISINKTDEESIKAAIKNVFELCLNSDADEAYDIAPYQASKEFSTGDSEPDMDRMYSLLKGYIAAVKEAYPVINLMDTTMSFDAGVMYLVNSNGVDFKESKGIYNFGSMFAAKEGDKSSSFNYSGASMLKLEKDLMDCASVKTLLKQSVEQLNTEVLEGKFQGDIIITPDCLSDLINEYIDIFLSDGSLISGTSILKDKLNEKVASELLSIYSRPVSKEISDGYHVTGDGFEAENIAIIEKGILKSFMLSQYGAKKTNRERAKNAGQCYVIDPGTENFTDIIKGVEKGIVLSRFSGGQPSSNGDFSGVAKNSYYIENGEIKYPISETMVSGNLYEAFNNIKGISKERIDNGYTILPYVCISGATISGK
- a CDS encoding TldD/PmbA family protein, giving the protein MKNLDQYSSFISQYTELRIQENSSLNITFLNGNLVGNAKNITNGISARAYKNGSWGFASSSEASEEAIKAVIKSASENAVFLDSREKRNKPFFNRTAGSFEKNLGTQKSRLLQQEIMNFIREVDTYIASKYPNLSERVVSLRCLDMERSLITSDGAHLYTLLPRTNFIVSMTVDKNGEPISLYEVFGGLGQFEDVFLSPKDLYNKIDILYEHLIDKSEGVYAEAGLKECVLHANLAGILAHEAIGHTTEADLVLGGSVAGSNLNKQVASPLISLVDYAHTYEGNICPVPIFMDDEGVTAEDVVIIENGILKGFMHNKETARHFGDIPKGNARAFQFNDEPLIRMRNTAILPGKSKLSDMIASIEDGYYLMSTNNGQADTTSEFMFGIVLGYEIKNGKLGRAIKDTTISGIAFDVLKSVTMVSDDMIWLNGGMCGKKQPITVGMGGPALKCKVNIGGR